The Leptospira kmetyi serovar Malaysia str. Bejo-Iso9 genome includes a window with the following:
- a CDS encoding SGNH/GDSL hydrolase family protein, with protein sequence MKEYLAFIKDSKFWIPVLILVFLETGMQFGCYRPFLKKNSYAANVSRITNHVIEKQNEFDPDVLIVGTSVAYQGLSLPLLNRELAPLGKKIQSIAIPGTELIVQDLAVLKTLPHFKKVKTVVHVFEITTPWVGQKILNLHTLAMISEFDRLQVYPRIYDFGYDVNADDLAYITLKSIAYRRDIQDLILNPSKRIKDIGKRLKKENSDPWDYENSYKEKISMYPIQNIPDCVAKTDPANGQPIPEGSDRFHKKAIFDTCIISSNPLTNANEDAVTKQYFDRLKILHDEIRRIGKENGQEIKIVGMIAPYSQLIQQWRLPERNEVWKRELARIHPSDPVSLLDYQDLLDGPDNGDYYYDLIHLNSIGMLKLTSEFAKDLKSVLSKENK encoded by the coding sequence ATGAAAGAATATCTTGCGTTTATCAAAGATTCGAAATTCTGGATTCCGGTTTTGATTCTTGTGTTTCTCGAAACCGGAATGCAATTCGGTTGTTATCGTCCTTTTCTTAAAAAGAATTCGTACGCGGCCAACGTTTCGAGAATCACGAACCACGTGATCGAAAAACAAAACGAATTCGATCCGGACGTTTTGATCGTCGGAACATCGGTCGCGTATCAAGGATTGTCCCTTCCTCTTTTGAACAGAGAACTCGCTCCTTTGGGAAAAAAAATCCAATCGATCGCGATTCCCGGGACCGAATTGATCGTTCAGGATCTCGCCGTTTTAAAAACTCTTCCCCACTTTAAAAAAGTAAAAACCGTGGTTCACGTTTTCGAGATCACAACTCCTTGGGTCGGTCAAAAAATTCTGAACTTGCATACGCTTGCGATGATCTCCGAGTTTGATCGTTTGCAGGTTTATCCGAGAATTTACGATTTCGGTTACGACGTAAACGCGGACGATCTCGCTTATATCACCCTGAAATCGATCGCTTATCGAAGAGACATTCAGGATTTGATCCTAAATCCTTCCAAAAGAATCAAGGACATAGGCAAACGTCTTAAAAAGGAAAACTCGGATCCTTGGGATTACGAGAATTCTTACAAAGAAAAAATCAGCATGTATCCGATTCAGAACATTCCGGATTGTGTCGCAAAAACCGATCCAGCAAACGGACAACCGATCCCCGAAGGTTCCGATCGTTTTCATAAGAAGGCGATCTTTGATACTTGTATCATCTCGAGCAATCCACTGACCAACGCGAACGAAGACGCGGTGACGAAACAATACTTCGATCGATTGAAAATTCTTCACGATGAGATTCGTAGAATCGGAAAAGAAAACGGGCAGGAAATCAAAATCGTCGGAATGATCGCTCCTTACAGTCAGTTGATTCAACAGTGGAGATTGCCCGAACGAAACGAGGTTTGGAAACGGGAACTCGCGAGAATCCATCCTTCCGATCCGGTTTCTTTACTCGATTATCAGGATCTTTTGGACGGACCGGACAACGGAGATTACTACTACGATCTGATCCATCTCAATTCGATCGGAATGTTAAAACTTACTTCCGAATTCGCAAAAGATTTAAAATCGGTCCTGAGTAAGGAAAACAAATGA
- a CDS encoding MBOAT family O-acyltransferase: MIFTSTLFLLFFLCVYVFYWAYDGRKYREWVIVIASLVFYATWSIPFLFHLLAILYINYLAIQSLFKRKNLGVLRAVVVLDLINLGVFKYFYFFTDNLYAWSGWGFLDQKTFGFHIILPLAISFYTFQIIAFVVDVYRGKITEDCGFFRFVLFILFFPQLVAGPIMRHQDFFPILDKVRIKPSYVYAGLYLLGLGIAKKILIADNISSLVDPVFRNPSEYDGYSLFLAVQGFTWQVYCDFSGYTDIARGCAFLMGFNIPVNFRAPFFSQSIQDLWRRWHITLATWLRDYIYIPLGGSRTSEPKVYVNLIVTFTLGGFWHGASWTYVIWGFWHGICLTIDRLMDRLGIPKLPEKGIVWFVIRASFVYGIFVIGAVFFRSQTLGDAWHILFHGVQWAAEPAKHVLRTDLVAPFLIGGFLLHTLEYFEKVPRFYFKHQKIVISVFLILLVLLLSNYAGKGQDFIYFQF, translated from the coding sequence ATGATCTTTACTTCCACCCTCTTTCTTCTTTTCTTTCTTTGTGTTTACGTTTTTTACTGGGCTTACGACGGAAGAAAATACAGAGAATGGGTGATCGTAATCGCGTCCCTGGTTTTTTACGCGACCTGGAGCATTCCGTTTCTCTTTCATCTATTAGCGATTCTTTATATTAATTATCTTGCGATTCAAAGTCTTTTTAAAAGGAAAAATCTCGGAGTTCTTAGGGCGGTCGTCGTTCTGGATCTGATCAATCTGGGAGTTTTTAAATACTTTTACTTTTTTACGGATAACTTATACGCTTGGAGCGGCTGGGGATTTTTGGATCAGAAGACGTTCGGTTTTCACATCATTCTCCCTTTGGCGATCAGTTTTTATACGTTTCAGATCATCGCGTTCGTCGTGGACGTCTATCGCGGAAAAATCACGGAAGACTGCGGTTTTTTCAGATTCGTTTTGTTCATCCTATTCTTTCCGCAGTTGGTCGCGGGTCCGATCATGCGACATCAGGATTTTTTTCCGATCCTCGATAAGGTAAGAATCAAACCTTCGTATGTGTATGCGGGGCTTTATCTTTTGGGGCTTGGCATCGCGAAAAAGATTTTGATTGCGGATAACATCTCTTCCTTGGTCGATCCCGTTTTTAGAAATCCTTCCGAATACGACGGTTATTCTCTTTTTCTCGCGGTGCAGGGTTTTACTTGGCAGGTGTATTGCGACTTCAGCGGTTATACGGACATCGCTCGGGGTTGTGCGTTTCTGATGGGATTTAACATTCCCGTAAACTTTCGCGCGCCTTTTTTCAGTCAGAGCATTCAGGATCTCTGGAGAAGATGGCATATCACACTCGCGACCTGGCTTCGGGATTATATCTACATTCCGTTAGGCGGTTCGAGAACTTCCGAGCCGAAGGTTTACGTAAATCTCATCGTCACATTCACGTTAGGCGGTTTTTGGCACGGAGCGAGTTGGACGTATGTGATCTGGGGTTTTTGGCACGGAATCTGTCTTACGATCGATCGTTTGATGGATCGGCTCGGAATTCCCAAGTTGCCCGAAAAAGGAATCGTTTGGTTCGTGATCCGAGCGTCCTTCGTTTACGGAATTTTCGTGATCGGCGCGGTGTTCTTTCGTTCTCAGACGTTAGGTGACGCTTGGCATATCCTTTTTCACGGAGTTCAATGGGCCGCCGAACCCGCAAAACACGTTTTGAGAACCGATCTGGTGGCTCCGTTTTTGATCGGAGGATTTTTGCTCCACACTTTGGAATATTTCGAAAAGGTTCCGCGTTTTTATTTCAAACATCAGAAAATCGTAATATCCGTTTTTCTAATCCTTTTGGTTCTACTTCTTTCCAATTACGCGGGTAAGGGTCAGGACTTTATCTACTTTCAGTTTTAA
- a CDS encoding DUF1574 domain-containing protein: MSSQKQTTWIPLFRKKLLWVPLAFFIFAFSLDRVLSSQWVRPYTEAGAEYYFYEMKDRVLAALVKNKAAAKPEDKTLIFFGTSHMGEFSLETIRKKRKDLIVYNFSAPSAPFSYHNYNLEKILSAGVKPDYAILEFYPDSMTDFCNRYPLRYSYDLPYFLRYATEFSTNDWDTFLRSRVFRTTVFPPRFKEAMARIKDPSSMTMMLAIRDLLMNESDKFNGGIPNVLLTNTPPERLEEEAAKYYNDVYRYIQISSVQKRFLFQFLETAEKNGVKVILWSPLLFEGLEKRVKSAEFYPKWENIRKDVLEFKNVYPLDMNDFRAQVQCQKYIDPHHLSGGCYPEPTEILVDRLDAQR, encoded by the coding sequence ATGAGTTCCCAAAAACAAACAACATGGATTCCTTTGTTCCGTAAAAAACTGCTCTGGGTTCCTTTGGCGTTTTTTATCTTCGCGTTTTCCTTGGACCGGGTTTTATCCTCGCAATGGGTGAGGCCTTACACGGAAGCGGGTGCGGAATATTATTTTTATGAAATGAAAGACAGGGTTCTTGCGGCATTGGTAAAGAATAAGGCGGCCGCGAAACCGGAAGACAAAACCTTGATCTTTTTCGGAACCTCGCACATGGGAGAATTCTCCCTCGAAACGATCCGCAAAAAAAGAAAAGACCTCATCGTTTACAACTTCTCCGCGCCTTCCGCGCCTTTTTCGTATCACAACTACAATCTGGAAAAGATTCTCTCCGCGGGAGTAAAACCCGATTACGCGATCTTGGAATTTTATCCGGATTCGATGACCGATTTTTGCAATCGTTATCCTCTTCGTTATTCGTACGACCTTCCGTATTTTCTGCGTTATGCGACCGAGTTTTCCACGAACGACTGGGATACTTTTTTAAGATCCAGAGTTTTTAGGACGACCGTCTTTCCTCCTCGTTTTAAGGAAGCGATGGCGAGAATCAAGGACCCGAGTTCCATGACGATGATGCTCGCGATCCGGGATCTTCTGATGAACGAATCCGATAAGTTCAACGGAGGAATTCCGAACGTTCTTCTTACCAACACACCTCCCGAACGATTGGAAGAAGAAGCCGCGAAATACTACAACGACGTCTATCGTTATATCCAAATTTCTTCCGTACAAAAAAGATTCCTGTTTCAGTTTTTGGAAACCGCGGAAAAGAACGGAGTCAAAGTGATTCTTTGGTCTCCTCTACTTTTCGAAGGTTTGGAAAAAAGGGTTAAGTCCGCCGAGTTCTATCCCAAATGGGAGAATATCCGCAAAGACGTATTAGAATTTAAGAATGTATATCCTCTCGATATGAACGATTTCCGCGCGCAAGTGCAATGTCAGAAATACATCGATCCGCATCATTTGAGCGGAGGATGTTATCCCGAACCGACAGAAATTCTCGTGGATCGTTTGGACGCGCAGAGATGA
- a CDS encoding nucleotide pyrophosphohydrolase, translated as MSETELSLKEAQTKVDEWISNFGVRYFSELTNLAILVEEVGEFSRLMARKYGDQSFKKGEDPEGIPKEMGDILFVLICLANQMGISLEDALRATLKKNTERDKDRHKENPKLSS; from the coding sequence ATGAGCGAGACCGAACTTTCTCTCAAAGAGGCTCAGACAAAGGTGGACGAATGGATCTCCAACTTCGGAGTTCGTTATTTTTCCGAGCTGACCAATCTCGCGATCTTGGTGGAGGAAGTGGGAGAATTCTCCAGATTGATGGCCCGAAAATACGGGGATCAATCCTTTAAAAAAGGAGAAGATCCGGAAGGAATTCCGAAAGAGATGGGGGATATTCTTTTCGTTTTGATCTGTTTGGCCAATCAGATGGGGATTTCTCTCGAAGACGCGTTACGCGCCACCTTAAAGAAAAACACCGAAAGGGACAAAGATCGTCACAAGGAAAATCCTAAACTGAGTTCCTGA
- a CDS encoding ExbD/TolR family protein — MKKNPSRRKSLLEGEDSPLDMTSMLDVVFILLIFAMVAMSFQKEVHTLPVALPKANAESGGTGTKKEIFLLKNGNLRYAGSDLSESDWKKLVSKGEFNRAVVWIYGDEEVGYGKFVFVLNSFKNSNLKELHLAVKKE; from the coding sequence ATGAAAAAGAATCCTTCCCGGCGAAAAAGTCTTTTGGAAGGGGAAGATTCTCCCTTGGACATGACGAGCATGTTGGACGTCGTGTTTATCCTTTTGATCTTCGCGATGGTCGCGATGAGCTTTCAAAAAGAGGTTCATACGTTGCCGGTCGCTCTTCCCAAAGCGAACGCAGAGTCGGGAGGAACCGGAACGAAAAAGGAAATTTTTCTTTTAAAGAACGGAAATCTGCGTTATGCGGGATCGGATCTGAGCGAAAGCGACTGGAAAAAACTCGTTTCCAAAGGAGAATTCAACCGCGCCGTGGTTTGGATTTACGGCGACGAGGAAGTCGGCTACGGGAAATTCGTGTTCGTATTAAACAGTTTCAAAAATTCTAATTTAAAAGAATTGCATTTAGCTGTTAAGAAAGAATGA
- a CDS encoding MotA/TolQ/ExbB proton channel family protein has translation MEALFAKGGWVSILILIVSFINLGLFIRVLSFLPILKRKILFRLQGGDRNGNKTEPNPNLKFFLEDPDEFFTREFFGPESMISWIRNLAGIATMLGLLGTVIGISVAFEEMKNAGTVSLEIFSEGIRLALNTTIQGLCVAIPSVLGFQYLRTVLHKTEIEIKSSLDETNPVAGKSSE, from the coding sequence GTGGAAGCCTTGTTTGCAAAAGGGGGATGGGTTTCCATTCTCATCCTGATCGTAAGTTTCATCAATCTCGGACTTTTTATCAGAGTTCTCAGCTTCCTTCCCATTCTCAAAAGAAAAATCCTGTTTCGTCTTCAAGGCGGGGATCGAAACGGAAACAAAACCGAACCAAACCCGAACTTAAAATTTTTTCTCGAAGACCCCGATGAGTTTTTTACTCGGGAATTTTTCGGTCCCGAGTCGATGATCTCTTGGATTCGAAATCTCGCGGGAATCGCGACGATGCTCGGACTTCTCGGAACCGTGATCGGGATTTCCGTCGCGTTCGAGGAAATGAAAAACGCGGGCACGGTAAGTCTTGAAATTTTTTCGGAAGGAATCCGACTCGCGCTCAACACGACGATCCAAGGTCTTTGTGTCGCCATTCCTTCCGTGTTGGGATTTCAATATTTAAGAACGGTTCTTCATAAAACGGAAATCGAAATCAAATCCTCCCTCGACGAAACGAATCCAGTCGCCGGTAAATCCTCGGAATGA
- a CDS encoding ubiquinone/menaquinone biosynthesis methyltransferase, translating to MSEFQMPQVDRKAGFVRENFNKIAEKYDRFNDWNSFLLHRLWKNRLVSEVEKNLPNHLQVMDLCCGTGDISLRLENSPSVDHVTCVDFSENMLEIAKTRLVKQAAQGRVRFEVGDATALKNFKNSQFDAVSIGFGLRNVDDLPKALREIYRVLKPGGLFLNLDVGKVKNPLIRWFADFYFFKIVPILGYILWGGKNEMFDYLPVSSLSYPDQETLKSILESQGFTPVTFRNFVFGNAVLHIARKPF from the coding sequence ATGTCCGAATTTCAAATGCCTCAAGTCGATCGCAAAGCCGGTTTTGTTCGGGAGAACTTCAACAAGATCGCGGAAAAATACGATCGATTCAACGATTGGAACAGCTTTCTTCTGCACCGCCTTTGGAAGAATCGTTTGGTTTCAGAGGTGGAAAAGAATCTTCCGAATCATCTGCAAGTTATGGATCTTTGTTGCGGAACCGGGGATATTTCTTTGCGTTTGGAAAATTCTCCCTCGGTCGATCACGTTACCTGCGTCGACTTTTCCGAGAATATGCTCGAGATCGCAAAAACCCGTCTTGTAAAACAAGCCGCTCAGGGCCGGGTTCGTTTCGAGGTCGGAGACGCGACCGCGCTGAAGAATTTTAAAAATTCTCAGTTTGACGCGGTTTCGATCGGCTTCGGTCTACGCAACGTGGACGATCTTCCCAAAGCGCTTCGTGAAATTTACCGCGTTCTGAAGCCGGGAGGTTTGTTTTTGAATCTGGACGTGGGTAAGGTGAAAAATCCTTTGATCCGTTGGTTTGCCGATTTTTATTTTTTTAAGATCGTTCCGATTCTCGGTTATATTCTTTGGGGTGGTAAGAATGAAATGTTCGATTACCTTCCCGTTTCCTCTCTTTCTTATCCCGATCAAGAAACTCTAAAGTCGATTTTGGAATCGCAAGGGTTTACTCCGGTCACCTTTAGGAACTTCGTTTTCGGAAATGCGGTTCTTCATATCGCTCGAAAGCCTTTTTAA